The Pelagibacterium halotolerans B2 genome has a segment encoding these proteins:
- a CDS encoding YegP family protein gives MYKFEVYKDKAGEFRFRFRASNGEVMFSSEGYKAKASAQSAIESIRKNVPDAGLDDQT, from the coding sequence ATGTACAAGTTTGAAGTTTACAAAGACAAGGCGGGAGAGTTCCGTTTCCGCTTCCGGGCGTCCAACGGAGAAGTCATGTTCTCTTCGGAGGGCTACAAGGCCAAAGCCTCCGCGCAGAGCGCCATCGAATCCATCCGCAAGAATGTCCCCGATGCGGGTCTCGACGATCAGACCTGA
- a CDS encoding substrate-binding domain-containing protein: protein MTTLRELANHLGLSPATVSRALNGYPEVGEKTRIRVVEAAEALNYRPNTSARRLATGKSGMVGIIFRAARNLLVDPHFVEYLAGLSMGLADRELDLILRHAAPGAQLAAYQRLIASGSIDGLVVSAPEVDDPRIAMLTERNFPFVVHGHVGEDVAYGFYDIDNHGAFSRATELLIALGHRRIAFLNGSAGLAFAVQREAAFRTTLAARGIHVPARFVSHSEMSEDAGYNQAAKWLSGLHGLPPTAFLCSSTLMAIGVMRAAGEAGLEIGKDVSIIAHDDVLPHLRSEHFSTPLTVTRVPIREAGLALAEMIHKRIDGAAPKSLQKTANVDLIVRNSTGAAPQDGGRSW from the coding sequence GTGACGACATTGCGGGAACTGGCCAACCATCTCGGCCTGTCGCCGGCCACTGTGAGCCGCGCGCTGAACGGATATCCCGAGGTTGGGGAAAAAACCCGCATACGGGTGGTCGAGGCGGCCGAGGCGCTCAACTATCGCCCCAACACAAGCGCTCGCCGCCTGGCTACCGGCAAATCGGGCATGGTCGGCATCATTTTTCGGGCCGCGCGCAACCTGCTGGTCGATCCGCACTTCGTCGAGTATCTGGCGGGCCTGTCGATGGGGCTGGCGGATCGCGAACTCGACCTGATCCTTCGCCATGCGGCACCCGGTGCCCAGCTTGCGGCATATCAGCGACTCATCGCGTCGGGCTCGATCGACGGACTTGTGGTGTCGGCCCCCGAAGTGGACGATCCGCGTATCGCGATGCTGACCGAACGCAATTTCCCCTTCGTGGTACACGGCCATGTCGGTGAAGACGTCGCCTACGGGTTTTACGATATCGACAATCACGGCGCGTTTTCGCGCGCCACCGAACTGCTCATTGCGTTGGGGCACAGGCGGATCGCTTTTCTCAACGGTTCGGCGGGGCTCGCTTTTGCCGTGCAGCGCGAAGCGGCGTTTCGGACGACGCTCGCCGCGCGGGGCATTCATGTGCCGGCGCGGTTCGTTTCCCATTCGGAAATGAGCGAGGACGCCGGCTACAATCAGGCGGCGAAATGGCTCTCGGGACTGCATGGGCTACCGCCCACCGCGTTCCTGTGCTCATCCACCCTGATGGCGATCGGGGTCATGCGGGCTGCGGGAGAAGCAGGGCTTGAGATCGGGAAAGACGTTTCGATCATCGCTCATGACGACGTGCTGCCTCATCTGCGGTCGGAACATTTTTCCACACCGCTGACGGTTACGCGGGTGCCGATCCGGGAGGCCGGGCTTGCGCTGGCCGAAATGATACACAAGCGGATCGATGGCGCCGCTCCCAAGAGCCTGCAGAAGACCGCCAATGTCGATCTGATCGTGCGCAATTCCACCGGGGCTGCGCCGCAAGATGGAGGACGATCATGGTGA
- a CDS encoding AEC family transporter, with protein sequence MLSVLNVIAPVFILIGLGYLAVRVKFYPRAGVGGLIAYVNNFATPCLLFRAMIDVDFSTAFNFSIIGPFYAGAISVLALGAIGAARVFKRRPGEAVAVGFSAMFTNTVLVGIPIMQRAYGDQAMPIVYSIIGLHAPVLMTIGMFVMELARRDGGKVSTALFQGLKKSLANPILIGIALGLLANLLGFELSGVADEVTLLLAGTVMPVALFGLGGALNDYKLGETWTQALMTSSMQLVVHPAIAWVIMVPILGVDPHIARYGVLLAAMPAGINVYIFATFYNRAMDVAANTILLSTVLSVFTITGWLLLLGA encoded by the coding sequence ATGCTTTCCGTTCTCAACGTCATCGCTCCGGTCTTCATCCTGATCGGGCTCGGATACCTCGCCGTCAGGGTCAAGTTCTATCCGCGTGCCGGCGTTGGCGGGTTGATCGCCTATGTGAACAATTTCGCCACGCCTTGCCTGTTGTTCAGGGCAATGATCGACGTTGATTTTTCCACCGCGTTCAATTTCTCGATCATCGGACCTTTCTATGCAGGAGCGATATCGGTTCTTGCGCTGGGCGCCATCGGTGCGGCCAGAGTGTTCAAGCGCAGACCCGGCGAAGCGGTTGCCGTGGGTTTTTCGGCAATGTTTACCAACACCGTTCTGGTGGGCATCCCGATCATGCAGCGTGCCTATGGCGATCAAGCCATGCCGATCGTTTACTCCATTATCGGGCTGCACGCGCCGGTGCTGATGACCATTGGCATGTTCGTCATGGAGTTGGCGCGGCGCGACGGCGGCAAGGTCTCCACGGCGCTGTTTCAGGGGCTCAAGAAGTCACTGGCCAACCCCATCCTGATCGGCATCGCCCTCGGCCTCCTGGCCAATCTTTTGGGGTTCGAGTTGTCCGGGGTCGCCGATGAAGTCACGCTCTTGCTGGCCGGGACGGTCATGCCCGTTGCCCTGTTCGGTCTCGGTGGAGCCCTCAACGATTATAAGCTCGGGGAGACATGGACCCAGGCGCTGATGACAAGTTCCATGCAGTTGGTCGTTCACCCGGCCATCGCCTGGGTCATCATGGTGCCGATCCTCGGTGTCGATCCGCACATCGCCCGCTATGGCGTTTTGCTCGCCGCCATGCCTGCGGGCATAAATGTTTATATCTTTGCGACTTTCTACAACCGGGCGATGGACGTCGCCGCCAACACGATCCTGCTGTCGACTGTGCTCTCGGTCTTCACAATAACCGGGTGGTTATTGCTCCTGGGCGCCTGA
- a CDS encoding transglutaminase family protein, whose protein sequence is MRISIRHEFSFAPSEGLAHAVQHLLLTPVETASQSVVEWSIKMDGIEAAASFTDAFGNTAHLVSQHRPENDLFISVSGVVETTDTNGVLGRVAGEPNVSLFKRFTPQTKPNGNLVNRLKAHAKAGMSRVELLHWLMNRLHEARETAPEEDDDAPEIVAEDHAHVFVAAARGMDIPARFVTGYVLTEHDEAARLHAWAEAWDDGLGWIGFDPSVNLCPTASYVRIACGLDAETTAPVRLAPELERQAEDTIRVSQVMMNQQQQQQSGAQEQ, encoded by the coding sequence ATGCGAATATCGATACGCCACGAATTCAGCTTTGCGCCCAGCGAGGGCCTGGCGCATGCGGTCCAGCATCTGCTTTTGACACCGGTCGAAACCGCATCGCAATCGGTGGTTGAGTGGTCCATTAAGATGGATGGGATCGAAGCTGCCGCCAGCTTTACCGATGCCTTCGGCAATACGGCCCATCTTGTCAGCCAGCATCGCCCTGAAAACGATTTGTTCATTTCGGTTTCGGGCGTCGTGGAGACCACCGATACCAACGGCGTGCTCGGGCGGGTGGCGGGCGAGCCAAACGTGTCGCTCTTCAAACGCTTCACGCCCCAGACCAAGCCGAACGGCAATCTGGTCAACCGGTTGAAAGCGCATGCCAAGGCCGGAATGAGCCGGGTTGAACTTCTGCATTGGCTGATGAACCGGCTTCACGAAGCGCGCGAGACGGCACCGGAAGAGGACGACGATGCACCCGAGATCGTGGCCGAGGACCACGCGCATGTGTTCGTGGCCGCCGCACGCGGCATGGACATTCCCGCGCGGTTCGTGACCGGGTACGTGCTCACTGAACATGACGAGGCGGCACGGCTGCATGCGTGGGCCGAGGCATGGGACGACGGGCTGGGCTGGATCGGGTTCGATCCTTCGGTCAATCTGTGCCCGACAGCCTCATATGTGAGGATTGCCTGCGGGCTCGACGCGGAAACGACTGCGCCGGTCAGGCTCGCACCGGAATTGGAGCGTCAAGCCGAGGATACAATCCGCGTTTCCCAAGTCATGATGAACCAGCAGCAACAGCAGCAATCAGGCGCCCAGGAGCAATAA
- a CDS encoding cupin domain-containing protein, with protein MPNILRATDRPTDAPRTIKFEGGHYGADVSFFAVVSDPGKRVGLHVHPYTEIWMVQEGMVRFRAGEEIVEAEPGDIMIVEPETAHGFENIGDGVLKMMCIHDAPGITQTFLDPDDA; from the coding sequence ATGCCCAACATCTTGCGTGCGACCGACCGGCCGACAGACGCCCCCAGAACCATCAAGTTCGAAGGCGGGCATTATGGTGCCGATGTCTCTTTTTTCGCCGTCGTTTCAGACCCCGGCAAACGGGTCGGGCTGCATGTCCATCCCTACACGGAAATCTGGATGGTTCAGGAGGGCATGGTGCGCTTTCGCGCAGGTGAGGAGATTGTCGAGGCCGAACCCGGCGACATCATGATCGTCGAACCGGAGACGGCACACGGGTTTGAAAATATCGGGGATGGCGTTCTCAAGATGATGTGCATCCACGATGCTCCCGGCATCACCCAGACATTTCTCGACCCGGATGATGCCTAG
- a CDS encoding circularly permuted type 2 ATP-grasp protein — protein MGETKYFDEMLNADGSIREPYRILGDWLDGQPKQALKQLSQDAETIFRRLGITFAVYGSNEATERLIPFDVIPRVIAAQEWRRLEKGIEQRVKALNMFLWDLYHSQDIIRAGRIPEKLIVQNDAFCPQMMGLNPPKGIYSHIIGVDIVRTGPDDFYVLEDNLRTPSGVSYMLEDREAMMHLVPDLFHKLKVAPVENYPENLRRTMESVAPDNCPGNPNLVVLTPGIYNSAYFEHSFLADQMGATLCEGQDLFVDGGKVYMRTTLGPQRVDVIYRRIDDDYIDPLTFKADSMLGVPGLFDAYRAGNVTLINAPGTGIADDKAVYTYVPQIIEFYLGEKPILKNVPTYNCSSDSERAYVLENLEHLVVKEVHGSGGYGMLVGPASTKKQRAEFSEKIQARPDNYIVQPTLALSTCPTFVGKGIAPRHVDLRPFVLVGDKIRITPGGLTRVALKQGSLVVNSSQGGGTKDTWVLED, from the coding sequence ATGGGCGAAACGAAGTATTTTGACGAAATGCTCAATGCGGATGGATCGATCCGCGAACCCTACCGCATATTGGGTGACTGGCTGGACGGACAGCCCAAGCAAGCACTCAAGCAACTTTCTCAAGATGCAGAAACGATATTCCGCCGGTTGGGCATTACGTTTGCCGTTTATGGATCGAACGAAGCGACCGAGCGGCTGATCCCTTTCGACGTCATCCCCCGAGTAATCGCCGCGCAGGAATGGCGCCGGCTGGAAAAGGGAATCGAGCAGCGCGTCAAGGCGCTCAACATGTTTCTGTGGGACCTTTATCACAGCCAGGACATCATCCGCGCCGGGCGTATTCCCGAAAAGCTGATTGTCCAGAACGATGCCTTCTGTCCGCAGATGATGGGGCTCAATCCGCCCAAGGGGATTTATTCCCATATCATCGGCGTCGATATCGTGCGCACCGGGCCCGACGATTTCTACGTGCTCGAAGACAATCTGCGCACGCCTTCGGGTGTTTCCTACATGCTCGAAGACCGCGAAGCGATGATGCATCTGGTCCCCGACCTCTTCCACAAGCTCAAGGTCGCTCCGGTTGAAAACTATCCGGAAAACCTTCGCCGGACGATGGAAAGCGTTGCGCCGGACAATTGCCCGGGCAATCCCAATCTCGTCGTCCTGACGCCGGGCATCTACAATTCAGCCTATTTCGAGCATTCGTTCCTGGCAGACCAGATGGGAGCGACACTGTGCGAGGGCCAGGATCTGTTCGTGGATGGCGGCAAGGTCTATATGCGGACCACACTCGGGCCGCAGCGGGTCGATGTGATCTATCGGCGGATCGATGACGATTATATCGATCCTTTGACATTCAAGGCCGATTCCATGCTCGGCGTGCCCGGGTTATTCGACGCCTATCGGGCAGGGAATGTAACGCTCATCAATGCTCCGGGCACCGGCATTGCCGACGACAAGGCTGTTTACACATACGTTCCGCAGATCATCGAATTCTATCTTGGCGAAAAGCCGATCCTGAAAAACGTGCCGACCTATAATTGCTCCAGTGACAGCGAACGGGCCTACGTCCTGGAAAACCTCGAGCATCTTGTGGTCAAGGAGGTCCACGGTTCAGGCGGCTACGGCATGCTTGTCGGTCCGGCATCGACCAAAAAGCAGAGGGCCGAATTCTCCGAGAAAATACAGGCCAGGCCGGACAATTATATCGTCCAGCCAACCCTGGCGCTTTCGACCTGCCCAACCTTTGTGGGCAAGGGCATCGCGCCACGTCATGTCGATCTGCGGCCGTTCGTGCTGGTGGGCGACAAAATCCGGATCACACCCGGCGGCCTGACGCGCGTGGCGCTCAAGCAAGGCTCGCTGGTGGTCAATTCCTCGCAAGGCGGGGGCACCAAGGACACCTGGGTGCTGGAGGACTGA
- the malE gene encoding maltose/maltodextrin ABC transporter substrate-binding protein MalE — MHKTAFSLAGALIVLAASTSIAQAFEDGAIVIWQDDRAPDLLTQIGAQFEADLGIRVIVENVDPLTDRFQQAAATGDGPDIVMWAHDRLGEWAAGGLIAPVSPSASVVEANLESAWEAVTFDNRVWGYPVAVEAIGLVYNRDLVETPPENFEDIAEMDLPEGVTPIMWAYNDTYFTFPMLAANGGYAFEMVDGSYDGSQTGVNTEGAIQGGEVLADLIESETMPRGVDYGVMEGAFANGEVAMIINGPWSWSGYEEAGIDIGVASLPAVAGSPSRPFLGVQALALNAASPNRDLAVEFIENYLLTDENIQLWNSTGALGVPTDISVGAAEDDDKIVQTLANAEVGVPMPSNPEMGAFWSAMEPALGNITSGATSVEQALNDAAARILGE, encoded by the coding sequence ATGCACAAAACGGCTTTCAGCCTTGCGGGCGCACTCATCGTGCTTGCCGCTTCCACCTCGATCGCCCAGGCGTTTGAAGACGGCGCCATTGTCATCTGGCAGGATGATCGTGCTCCCGACCTCCTCACCCAGATCGGCGCGCAGTTCGAAGCCGATCTGGGTATTCGCGTCATCGTCGAAAATGTCGACCCGCTCACCGACCGCTTCCAACAGGCGGCAGCCACCGGCGATGGCCCCGACATCGTGATGTGGGCTCATGATCGGCTCGGCGAATGGGCCGCCGGCGGCCTCATCGCGCCGGTCTCGCCCAGCGCATCGGTGGTCGAAGCCAATCTTGAAAGCGCCTGGGAAGCCGTCACCTTCGACAACCGCGTTTGGGGATACCCCGTCGCCGTCGAAGCGATCGGGCTGGTTTATAATCGCGACCTCGTCGAAACCCCACCGGAAAACTTCGAGGACATCGCAGAGATGGACCTCCCCGAAGGCGTCACCCCCATCATGTGGGCTTACAATGACACCTATTTCACTTTTCCCATGCTGGCCGCCAATGGTGGTTATGCCTTCGAGATGGTCGATGGCAGCTACGATGGCTCTCAGACCGGCGTTAACACAGAGGGAGCCATTCAGGGCGGCGAAGTGCTGGCCGATCTCATCGAATCCGAAACCATGCCGCGTGGTGTCGACTATGGCGTCATGGAAGGCGCCTTCGCCAATGGCGAAGTCGCCATGATCATCAATGGTCCTTGGTCGTGGTCGGGCTATGAGGAGGCCGGCATAGACATTGGGGTCGCTTCGCTCCCCGCCGTTGCTGGGTCTCCCAGCCGTCCGTTCCTGGGCGTTCAGGCTCTCGCGCTCAATGCCGCCTCGCCCAATCGGGATTTGGCGGTCGAGTTTATCGAGAACTACCTGCTGACCGACGAAAACATCCAGCTCTGGAACTCGACCGGCGCGCTTGGTGTGCCCACCGACATTTCCGTCGGCGCAGCCGAAGACGATGACAAGATCGTCCAGACCCTCGCCAATGCCGAAGTGGGCGTGCCCATGCCGTCAAACCCGGAAATGGGTGCATTTTGGTCGGCCATGGAGCCGGCGCTGGGCAATATCACCTCGGGTGCGACCTCGGTCGAACAGGCCCTCAACGACGCGGCCGCCCGCATCCTGGGCGAGTAG
- a CDS encoding alpha-amylase family glycosyl hydrolase: MSDWWRGGVIYQIYPRSFQDSNGDGIGDLRGILDRLEHVASLGVDAIWLSPIFTSPMADMGYDVSNYTDIDPLFGSLADFDALIEKAHELGLKVVIDQVVSHTSDKHPWFIESKSSRTNPRADWYVWADPDEDGTPPNNWPSVFGGPAWEWNGTRRQYYLHNFLIAQPDLNFHNPQVQDAVLATMRFWLERGVDGFRFDTVNYYFHDRKLRSNPPAPREKETPLEADPYGMQFHKFSKNRPENIDFLKRVRALLDEFPGTTTVGEVGEAHRAIEIMAAYTAGDDLLHMCYSFDMLGPTFTPRHFRSRVEKFFKGAPDGWPCWSFSNHDVNRHISRWEAHAVTPDALGRQSASLLLTLKGSVCIYQGEELGLPEAELEYSELTDPPGLRFWPDNKGRDGCRTPMPWTGEPNAGFSEVKPWLPVKGPHLKRNVAALEADPDSLLHYYRTILKYRKNNPALIDGEIVFHDVKEPILGFSRRNGQDALMCVFNLSAKPHALSIKGLPNLATLAGVSNGAALRGKALELEGNGFAIIECGAGFDPAAISLTLSKG; encoded by the coding sequence ATGTCGGATTGGTGGCGCGGCGGGGTGATCTACCAGATTTACCCGCGCTCCTTTCAGGACAGCAATGGTGACGGAATCGGCGACCTGCGCGGTATTCTCGACAGGCTTGAGCATGTCGCGTCGCTCGGCGTTGATGCGATCTGGTTATCCCCGATCTTCACTTCGCCGATGGCCGATATGGGCTACGACGTTTCAAACTATACCGACATCGATCCGCTTTTCGGCTCTCTGGCCGATTTCGACGCGCTGATCGAAAAGGCCCATGAACTTGGCCTCAAGGTGGTGATCGATCAGGTGGTCAGCCACACTTCAGACAAGCATCCCTGGTTCATCGAATCCAAATCCTCGCGCACCAATCCACGCGCCGATTGGTACGTCTGGGCCGATCCAGATGAAGACGGAACGCCGCCCAACAACTGGCCTTCCGTGTTCGGCGGTCCGGCCTGGGAATGGAACGGCACGCGCCGGCAGTATTATCTGCACAATTTCCTCATCGCCCAGCCCGACCTCAATTTCCATAACCCCCAGGTGCAGGACGCGGTGTTGGCCACCATGCGTTTCTGGCTCGAGCGCGGCGTCGACGGCTTCCGCTTCGATACCGTGAATTACTATTTTCACGACAGGAAACTGCGCTCCAACCCGCCTGCGCCTCGGGAAAAAGAGACCCCGCTCGAAGCCGATCCTTACGGCATGCAGTTTCACAAATTTTCCAAGAACCGCCCGGAAAACATAGATTTTCTCAAACGCGTACGCGCCCTGCTCGATGAATTTCCCGGCACCACGACGGTTGGGGAGGTAGGCGAGGCCCATCGGGCCATCGAGATCATGGCGGCCTATACCGCCGGCGACGATCTTTTGCACATGTGCTACTCGTTCGACATGCTCGGCCCCACTTTCACGCCGCGCCATTTCCGTTCCCGCGTTGAAAAATTCTTCAAGGGCGCCCCGGACGGTTGGCCATGCTGGAGCTTTTCCAACCACGATGTGAACCGGCACATTTCCCGGTGGGAAGCTCACGCGGTCACCCCCGACGCCCTAGGGCGCCAATCGGCATCCCTGCTGCTCACCCTCAAGGGGTCCGTCTGCATCTATCAGGGCGAAGAGCTGGGATTGCCCGAAGCCGAACTCGAATATTCCGAGCTGACCGATCCGCCGGGCCTGCGCTTTTGGCCGGACAACAAGGGTCGCGATGGCTGCCGCACGCCCATGCCATGGACCGGTGAGCCCAATGCCGGTTTTTCGGAGGTGAAGCCCTGGCTGCCGGTCAAGGGTCCGCATTTAAAGCGCAACGTCGCAGCGCTCGAAGCCGACCCCGATTCCCTGCTGCACTATTACCGTACCATCCTGAAATACCGGAAGAACAACCCCGCGCTCATCGACGGCGAGATCGTTTTCCATGATGTCAAGGAACCGATCCTGGGATTTTCGCGCCGGAACGGTCAGGACGCACTCATGTGCGTTTTCAACCTTTCGGCAAAGCCACATGCCCTTTCAATCAAGGGCCTGCCCAATCTGGCGACACTGGCCGGCGTTTCGAACGGCGCTGCGCTGCGGGGAAAGGCGCTCGAACTGGAGGGCAATGGCTTTGCCATTATTGAATGCGGCGCCGGTTTCGACCCGGCCGCTATATCGCTGACCCTGTCAAAGGGGTGA
- a CDS encoding alpha-E domain-containing protein, with product MLGRSAANLFWMSRYVERAENMARLLEVGYRMSLTERGEDGSSEYLLSMLQAAEAEEAFKEKHDTVDVASVAHFMLFDTDNPSSVKSCLFNARTNAKSVRTEITTDMWESLNSTWLEFSQVQPRHVLGNKLPSFLQSVKQSSNQFRGAVLGTLMRTDGFAFAQTGGFIERADNTARILDVKYYVLLPRASMVGGDVDIQQWTMILRAASAHRAYRHIYHDRYKAWNIADFLIFRKEMPRSLAFCTTSVTAMLGMLDQIYGEPSSCHDEAIKMAQFLTAGGMNKVFDQGLHEYLTGFIAANNQLTNAISESYNFY from the coding sequence ATGCTCGGACGTTCCGCTGCAAATCTGTTCTGGATGTCTCGCTATGTGGAGCGCGCGGAAAACATGGCCCGCCTGCTCGAAGTCGGCTATCGCATGAGCCTGACCGAACGCGGCGAGGATGGGTCGAGCGAATATCTGCTCTCCATGCTACAAGCCGCCGAAGCCGAAGAAGCGTTCAAGGAAAAGCATGATACCGTCGACGTGGCGAGCGTCGCCCATTTCATGCTGTTCGATACCGATAATCCCTCGTCGGTGAAATCGTGCCTGTTCAATGCGCGAACCAACGCCAAATCGGTGCGGACGGAAATTACCACCGATATGTGGGAGAGCCTCAACAGTACGTGGCTGGAATTCTCGCAGGTCCAGCCACGCCATGTTCTGGGCAACAAGCTCCCCAGCTTCCTGCAGTCGGTCAAGCAAAGCTCAAACCAGTTCCGGGGCGCAGTGCTGGGGACCCTGATGCGCACCGACGGGTTCGCCTTTGCGCAGACAGGCGGGTTTATCGAACGGGCCGACAACACGGCGCGCATCCTGGACGTCAAATATTACGTATTGCTGCCCCGTGCGTCGATGGTGGGCGGCGATGTCGATATCCAGCAATGGACGATGATTTTGCGCGCGGCCTCGGCGCATCGGGCCTATCGCCATATCTATCACGACCGCTACAAGGCCTGGAACATCGCCGACTTTCTGATTTTCAGAAAGGAGATGCCCCGGTCCCTGGCCTTCTGCACGACGTCGGTGACGGCCATGCTGGGCATGCTCGACCAAATCTATGGCGAACCCTCGAGTTGCCACGACGAAGCAATAAAAATGGCGCAGTTTCTGACGGCCGGCGGCATGAACAAGGTTTTCGATCAGGGCCTGCACGAATATCTGACCGGTTTCATCGCCGCCAATAACCAGCTCACAAACGCGATTTCGGAAAGCTACAATTTCTACTGA
- a CDS encoding ABC transporter ATP-binding protein, whose protein sequence is MVNPAPIQQSPVAILAIEELQKSYGAIEVLKSISLSIDAGDFLVLVGPSGCGKSTLLNCIAGLEETSAGTICIDGRDVTNVPPRDRDIAMVFQSYALYPTMTVAENIAFGMKIRRVEKSEQKRKIGDVARLLQIEHLLGRRPAHLSGGQRQRVAMGRALVREPKLFLFDEPLSNLDAKLRVEMRAEIKALHQRLDASIVYVTHDQIEAMTLGTKIVVLKDGVIQQFATPAEIYDAPANLFVADFMGSPPMNLIEARVGPQKQGVSIRFGEGTDQHVITGTNPPAALAAYADKPVIVGIRPEDFAVARDDSADLTLRAEMTEHAGSDNFATFALAGKKLMTRLSGKSPIAVGDEVPLSVDTSHICYFDPQTTERIA, encoded by the coding sequence ATGGTGAACCCCGCGCCTATCCAGCAAAGCCCTGTCGCAATTCTGGCGATTGAAGAACTCCAAAAGAGCTATGGCGCGATCGAGGTGCTCAAATCGATTTCGCTTTCCATAGACGCCGGCGATTTCCTCGTACTGGTCGGTCCATCGGGGTGCGGAAAATCGACCTTGCTCAATTGCATTGCCGGGCTTGAGGAAACGAGCGCAGGCACGATCTGCATCGACGGGCGGGACGTCACAAACGTTCCGCCGCGCGATCGGGACATCGCCATGGTGTTCCAGTCCTACGCGCTTTATCCAACGATGACGGTGGCTGAAAACATCGCGTTCGGCATGAAAATCCGCCGGGTGGAAAAATCCGAACAGAAGCGCAAGATCGGCGATGTCGCGCGATTGCTGCAGATCGAACATCTGCTCGGCCGCCGGCCCGCTCACCTCTCCGGCGGCCAGCGTCAGCGGGTGGCGATGGGCCGAGCGCTGGTGCGGGAACCCAAGCTGTTCCTTTTCGATGAGCCCCTGTCCAATCTCGACGCCAAGCTGCGCGTGGAAATGCGTGCCGAGATCAAGGCGCTGCACCAGCGGCTCGATGCTTCGATCGTTTACGTCACGCACGACCAGATCGAAGCGATGACGCTGGGAACCAAGATCGTGGTGCTCAAGGACGGCGTAATCCAGCAGTTCGCGACGCCGGCCGAAATCTACGATGCGCCAGCCAATCTGTTTGTCGCGGACTTCATGGGATCACCCCCTATGAACCTTATCGAGGCGAGAGTGGGCCCACAGAAACAGGGCGTATCGATCAGGTTTGGGGAGGGCACCGACCAGCACGTGATCACCGGGACCAATCCGCCCGCCGCATTGGCTGCCTATGCCGACAAGCCGGTCATCGTAGGGATTCGCCCCGAAGATTTCGCCGTCGCCAGAGACGACTCGGCCGACCTGACATTGCGGGCGGAAATGACCGAACACGCAGGCTCGGACAATTTCGCAACGTTTGCCCTGGCGGGAAAAAAGCTGATGACCCGGCTATCGGGAAAATCGCCTATTGCCGTTGGCGATGAGGTTCCCCTCAGTGTCGATACGTCCCATATTTGCTACTTCGACCCGCAAACAACAGAACGCATCGCCTGA